The sequence taactctgctgccactttgagccaaggaagctggccttgggatgttactgcttaaaaatgagctgggggttaaaaccatggactattctttgtgccaagtatcccacaaatttcACTGACCtccctggttttctttgcctgcagtagggtttccactttccaaacctgatgtgatctcgcagctggaacgaggggaagagccgtgggtcccagacctccagggctctgagaaagaagtgcttccaagagctgcctgcacaggtgaggacttggttaaaccaactcaacaagtgtgtgggaatgcaggaaacattcgggatgccctacaaagaccctgtgagctctccaggtTCAGGATTgtcccctgcagatgtggaatcattatggcagacgtcactcatggcttccctgctattctgactgacaactggcagcagatccctccctgatctcgctttcccctgagtgttctcatgagatgcagaccaaaactgatcccttcctctctcctctgtggaaggttttggggaaaatcagcacctgataggtttgatctctcccacacatattttggattgttcattcctttttccattcctctctctgagatttgctttctttccggtgcaggtagtgatctatgcctggattctctctgtctcccatcaggtgatgggatggtgagtaagaatgaggaggagaaaccccagcaggaagatgctgatcaaggagaaccacatggaattttatcaggaagatccaaagggaatgtttccgggagttatgcgctcccagaaaaaacaaaagcctgtgagactcaggggaggccagaggaaaactttagtatcctctcagaccttataacaagcgacagaatcaacttggaagagacacgctacacatgccatgagtgtgggaaaagcttcaattggagctctgcccttatcagacatcagacaatccacacaggtgagaaaccttatgaatgcgctgagtgtgggaaatgcttcatcgatagttcagccctcatctcacatcagcaaATCCATACAGGAGAAGCACCCCAcagatgctcagagtgcgggaaaatctttagtcagagctctaccctgaacacacatcgtagaatccacacaggagaaaggccgtacacatgctctgagtgcgggaaaagcttcagtcggcgctcacaccttatcacacatcgaataatccacacgggagaaagaccctacacatgctctgagtgtgggaaaagcttcaagcaccgctctgcccttatcaaacATCGAAGAAttcacacaggagaaaggccgtacacatgctctgagtgtgggaaaagcttcagtcggcgctcaaaccttatcatacatcagagaatccacacaggggagacgccctacatgtgctctgagtgtgggaaaagcttcaatcactgctctgcccttatcaaacatcgaagaatccacacaggagaaaggccgtacacatgctctgagtgtgggaaaagctttagtcagagctcaaaccttatcaaacatgagagaatccacacaggagagacgccctacacatgctctgagtgcgggaaaagcttcagtcagcgctcaaaccttatcatacatcagagaatctacacaggggagacgccctacatgtgctctgagtgtgggaaaagcttcaatcactgctctgcccttatcaaacatcgaagaatccacacaggagaaaggccgtacacatgctctgagtgtgggaaaagctttagtcagtgctcaaaccttatcaaacataggaaaatccacatgggtgagaaatcttatggatgctctgagtgtgggaaatgtttctttcaTCATTCAGAcctcatcttacatcagagaatccacacaggggagaagccctacacatgctctgagtgtgggaaaagctttagtcagagctctgtccttatcagacattgtagaatccacacaggagagaagccctacatgtgcactgagtgtgggaaaagcttcaatcggcgctcaaaccttatcagacataggaaaatccaccTTGGAGAGAAGCCCTagacatgctctgagtgcaggaaaagcttcaaaaagcactcaagcctcattagacatcagaaaagccacatgagagagaactgtaataaatcccttgactagggttggccaaaaaaattttttttaaaaaatcacatttgctcattCCTACTTAGTTATTTTTGTACCATCTTCACCATggtgtctcagctccaccagatcagttgcctgcttctgccttttgcagctcatccttctttggggtcagtcctgtgatcttttctatcaactcctttcctttagagtcgtaggagtgtgtgtccctcttgccaggaatgttcatccctccaggtggggggagagagatttgatcccaacaagctacactgaggcaaaaactacctgtgcctgacatccactagggctgtacatggcgttggctgctcaagttagtgatcttaatgtaaaaaattgtagtgcagatgcagcccaggtgcaggggttggcattagctttccccttgacctgacctaaactccatcacttttcccagtctaaacaaaccctgagcatcccggttatactgttcccccatttcacagcaattgttagtcatcaagttcccccttggggaacaaattgtttcattcccagttgctctgatgttgctgcaggttgtgctggggagcagatatttttattatcaattTCCGCacttaaactatattgaactataacaaagagcaggaacagggcagggatagggaaaaatgtcatttcccccattgtaacaacagacgtagttagggtaaatcagagggagtcccttattccccatcaccatcctccttcaatccgtgctagaacctaagaatccttttcctttcccccgttgtgggatgggagacttccaaaagtgctccctgtgctatagcacatggctaagctcagagaataaacccccaatagcccctgagctttgctttttgaattctgtgtttccgattacttcaagcctggacactgtgattatttaccagtttctttATCACTGTTTCTACCACTGttctgtaacattttttgttttttctgggacagggttgttattcctttgcctaatcCCAACCTAGAAGGCCAGGGTGTCcgttttctctggcccctccccacagagaaatctgacagggttgaacctgccaggagcaaacaaaaagccccactggtcacacacacaaagcagatagacacacacaggacacagaagaaactgaattatttgagctatcaacatttccactttcccacagcatgttagttctgaaggttgttttaatttgtttattttcttggaaccagaactgggaaaagagacactggagtcagtgtgtcataaacagatagttaagggttaaggtctcttttacctgtaaagggttaacaagctcagtaacctgatgaacacctgaccagaggaccaatcaagggataagataatttcaaatctctggggagggaagtctttgtttgtgttctttgttggggttgccgttctctttttggatctaagagaggccagacatatctccaagttctccaagttttcctgaagtattagaaaggcggtttagtcttataattaatttctacatttgcaattgtatgtttgctgaagaaatatctttatttctgtttgctgttactttgattattctgagaaagaaggggagggggaaagcctctccaggttgataagctagaccctgtatatttttcatcctggtgttacagagatagtgtacttactttctctcttttaataaaatcttttctttttagaacttgattgattttttcccttgcttggattttcaggggaagaggaggggggaaaaaggtgaatccctctttctTTGATTCAATAAgcttgaatcaaggtatctctcccaaggactaggggaggggaagggaagggggatagggaatccctctttgtgttaagattcaaggagtttggatctgtgttccccagggaaagtttgggggaacaggaagtGTGCCAGACGCTAAaaacttggctggtggcagctttaccagatctaaactaggattttagtttagaggagtccatgcaggtccccatcttgtggacgctaaagttcaaagtggggaacaaacctatgacacagtggaattagagcagggagggataagtctcatgattcgtcactaaccaaaggctttgtagacagagcgataatgttactgaatggtctggctaaccctgcagttagaaacaatcaacTCTACGGGTGGTAAAtttacagaggctctgctgctgatcatgaagtagaagcacattacctttaaacagctgctatttcagtgcctctggaagtacagaaaacaatgatctgtgttaaaggaaagttgccatttctcagagccccaatttctgttttgtgtgtacaggagggtttgaatgtgtagcaggtagtttggtcaagcttagctattttgtgtgtgtaacaggctcctgcccacctccagcagaggtttcagtcacatacgatggcaacttaccgaatgtcacacaaattagtccatccctccccatattcagtctctgaccAGAATGTTAGAATGAGGCAGAGAAAtgggaaagtatcgcagtaggaatacattaaaaagtgggattaatcagagctgggctgcagacagagcctgttctacagctggtgaagtgacagggacacactcccgctagtgccggctctgaaataacagcagaagcagatggaagagaatgagctcatgggcagctgccctgtcagtgcatcactcacctggcaggtgttacacaaaacacagcatggtccatggtgattcataacagagccattggggagcaggagtcatcccaatggaaatctctccacttctttctcagtgttaccttcttagccctggctttggagatgaccgtagccttatcctgtcttgattttaggtaggattgtgatcaccttctggggcttggcaacttagaacttttgagggcttttctctgcctttttggtccctgctgcagtcagtacattctagacatgggcatggtgacctccctggggatcttgacagctttagccagcttcttggtggctattttcctgctcagagccactgtcttctcatgccttgtcctgggggcccagctgctggttgaatgggaaggagccaaagtgctggtgactttagcccgcaccaagttgcctttgctcgtcagactcctgaaccccaactggatgtggttcttgttcttctgcacagcacagccctggagaggagggatctgcaaatgtacattcctatgatccctttgtttaattgaggaaaacataaactagacacttagaggctaggaactgatttcagctgatggacaggtttgctagatttttatgcatttggacagtgaaatgttgagtgttacattcatttcaagcatccccaTATAGTGGAGcttctgaacataatggagaatggaaatcaaaatattttcccttttttcaaaaataaaaaaaaaataagaggcttattagagggcacttggatttgaagcagggaccacttgatctgcagtcaaacactctaccactgagctgtacccccatgagagcagatgctttccccattgtagctgaagcacatcagtcattccaatagcaggggcaggttctctctggggcacagagatttttcggggagttggtggctcctttctttcctcaccctggagtaaactcagctttttattccatgatacatgttttatggactaacaacagcagcttgaagaaagaggagagtgaatatctcactctcagggctgaagatggccacgtcccctctctctgaccgttgccattgcaggagagaagtttcaatggaattgaatgccctggctcagactagagacacagaaaggttttgctgttcgttgaacggcaaaggaaattgtgtctgtatgtgaaactgaggagggacatgaaacgcccacagggtggcgcaatgccctaagctaaggcaggagggggaaggaatggggctgaggaatgactgaagtggactcacctgggattgaaatgacatttgtttgtgtcgggcagtgagaaatgtgacattaattcagctgcagggttgaggcttctttagctgcttgtagaacttgaacttgatttcccagaagggagaaggggaaagtctggggcggccgTTAGTctctggctggagcagtgtatgaaaaaggctccagagacgcagctggcaattacaggccactgaggctaacgtcagtaccaggcacattgggtggaattgtagagcccaatgattAGAAACATCGGTGAACGGAATTTGCTGGGTGTAgcgggtggttacctgctcctgccctgcggggcttgaagcagcccaggagagggctggggctggggcaaggagcctgggctgattgggggaagcaggctcagctgtggccatgccccagtcaggcccagctagcccctagaagaggctgtgatccaggagcccagtcagtctccctctgcttgtagtgagagaagggcctggctgcagggacccaagcaagacacctagaatgggagcagggctggggaagggccagaggagctgggagctctggcctggaaagccccagtctgcaggcctgactataggctgaataggtgcagggctgcaatggggcagcccagtgggaagcagaggcggcaggtccaaacccctttgcctgtgatgagtggctcatactgcagtctgccccagtgaatgggggctggatggagactgggcagtagccaagactgaggtgaagtggggatattgggtgggggttcccctgggagggagagacccagaactgagggggtactgccagggtaaaaggggcactggggtcctcggagggacagggggccagctgaggtaaggcagatcaccggcttgcagagggcactctgacagctggagagctaattcccaagacaaccagcaggaggcgccgccgggtgagtctgCCCCCGCTTAGAGtggggaagaatgaacatggtttttgtaaaggaaaatcatgtctcacgaatctactataattctttgagggagtcaacaagcatgtggataaaggtgatcccgtggatatagtatacttagattttcagaaaacctttgagaaTGTCTCTCCCcgaaggctctgaagcaaaatggtataagatggaaggtcctctgtgggataggtaactggttcaaaggcaagaaagggtctgattttcagaatggagagaggtaaatagtggtgtccccctggggtctgtactgggaccagcaccgTTCAACATACTctgaagtgatctggaaaaaggggtaaacggtgaggtggcaacatttgcagatgatacaaaccaactcaagttagttacgtccaaaagagagtgcaaagtgtgacaaagggatctcgcCAAACGGAGTGAGTGGGCAGTaataaggcagatgaaattcaatgtggataaatgcaaagtaatgcacatgggaaaacatgatcccaattctacatttgaactgatggggtctaaattagctcttacaacttaagaaagagatcttggagtcactgtggatagttctcggaaaacatctactcaatgtgcatcggcagtcaaaaaagccaacaaaatgttgggaagtcattaggaaagggatggctaacaagacagaaatataatattgcctctctataaatctgtggtatgcccacatcttgaatagtggAGCTGgccctcatctcaaaaagatatatcggagttgggaaaggtacagaaaagggcaaccaaaatgattagggatcttgaacagcttccatgtgaggtgagattaataagactgaggggagttttcagcttgaaaaagagatgactaagaactaggggtcacccgatgaaaggaatagacagcagatttaaaacaaaccaaaggaagtatttcttcatccaacacagtcaacctggggaaactttgccagaggatgttgtgagggccaagactataacagggtccatcaaagaactaggtaagttgatggaggacaggtccatcattggctattagccaggatgggcagggatacaaaaccatgctcttgtccccagcctctgtttgccggaagctgggaatgggcgacgggatggatcgcttgatgattccctgttctgtctattccctcgcgggcacctggcattggccactgtgggaggacaggattctgggctggctggaccattgatctgatccaatatggccgttcttatgaccaatagagggcagtcctcaccagcaatatttatatttggtgcactgaaagggctaactttccaaagctgacccaaaggtttagtaaaagtgttttggagaaaaactctaaacagaacaatgtgaatgaaaattgggagctattgtttgaggagcttgttagatgggcCATAAGCTACATTGCataattagctgagcttgcaatggccttccactaaactcgctgacatttctccgtctgcaaatgtggtacccattttaaaacctagatccaatcaattacaacatgtcagggaagattctaggcatcaatgatctgatcattgggttgatggtGATAAACAAGAGATTCTcataaggctccctccctcctcccaagagccaccctcatcctctctcccctttctgctccagCATCCTTTGCAAACTTTCAAAGACAGATGCCTTGTGATGGCCTTCGCTCTTGGGGAagttgcctagtggtcagggttTCGGTCCTTCGGGGGAAAAGGGCGTGGCAGATGAGCCCAGGGCCccccatgggctctgacccaggccactctgagggcaACATTTCCTACCACCCCGCTATTGTCCAAAGTTTGCAGTTtgtcacaggaagctctgaacgGTGTCAGCTCACTGCTTGGCACCTCTTTGCGGCCGGGTATGGcaaggcagctctctccttcTTGGGGTGGCAGCTGTGTCTGTTACACTGACAGATCCGGGTCGGTGACTTGTCGGTGGGTGGGATCAAACTGGGAACTCAGGAGCTTAGTGCGTGGGCCTCCACAGCATGAACTGAAAGCCACCTGGCTGCTGGCTAAGACTGTAGaaaagactcattttatctctccctctaagtgatcccggtgccactagctgggacgccccaccacaccctggaggtgtgtgggttacgtacttcccctagctgaggaagcgcatcctgagcttcGGAGAGTTTCCAGCTGTAATCCCGGACGACCCCTGTAACAGTGCGACCACTCGCAGGACACtattgagagtatcaattcaggacaaattgcttcgagcagggcagtcacagcccaaggctgggtgccctttactattaaagcacgtcacagcagccatgcagagaggactttagttttaccccactggctaatcggacatcatacaagcaattccctcagctattccagttcccttgtatcaccaccagcaccgctccttatggggatgaatggttatgaaatccgataccccagtaaaagaaaaaacgtTCTCTCAAAGGActccaaaggaccaagccccagatgcaggtgaatagatgagtcagatcttacccacaaatcacgctcttgcaaatcctttagcatctaaaatctaaaggtttattcataaaacgaaagaaatatagatgagttaAAATTGTTAAACAAAATCAGTTACATCCAGTAAtgtcaaagttcttggttcaggcttgtagcagtgatggaataaactgcaggttcaaatcaagtctctggagtacatccacagctgggatgggtcattcagtccttagtacagagcttcagtttgtagcaaagtccctccagaggtatgaagcaggattgaagataagATGGAGATGAAACATCAgcctttatagtctcttgccatgtggtctttgtgttctttgtcccaaggacactctatccagtatcagaggggtagctgtgttagtttagatctgtggaagccagtaaataattaacaaggttttgaagagatcttaatgaatgttagttagcatgagttaggttaactgtgaccctggtgacgtgaggaagcaagataatgtaagacagagtgaattgtgtgaaagttattacgaccttgcaatatgcagtcttgcagtcttgtttttctagtgagatagcagaaaagcttatgtataaacaaaatgtatttgttgctttttactgtctgtattattgctaga is a genomic window of Mauremys reevesii isolate NIE-2019 linkage group 14, ASM1616193v1, whole genome shotgun sequence containing:
- the LOC120381948 gene encoding zinc finger protein 271-like → SFNWSSALIRHQTIHTGEKPYECAECGKCFIDSSALISHQQIHTGEAPHRCSECGKIFSQSSTLNTHRRIHTGERPYTCSECGKSFSRRSHLITHRIIHTGERPYTCSECGKSFKHRSALIKHRRIHTGERPYTCSECGKSFSRRSNLIIHQRIHTGETPYMCSECGKSFNHCSALIKHRRIHTGERPYTCSECGKSFSQSSNLIKHERIHTGETPYTCSECGKSFSQRSNLIIHQRIYTGETPYMCSECGKSFNHCSALIKHRRIHTGERPYTCSEYLILHQRIHTGEKPYTCSECGKSFSQSSVLIRHCRIHTGEKPYMCTECGKSFNRRSNLIRHRKIHLGEKP